One stretch of Eggerthella lenta DSM 2243 DNA includes these proteins:
- a CDS encoding HAMP domain-containing sensor histidine kinase → MGALILRYFAYVLAALLALALAAYAAFGLLVGSGTVLLANYGDTALDETSAQLAALPSADADAIDAAVPSAYRWALFSPDGAYAAGDVASGAVDDARAAAFDGLAIDYETFGMTRYEPVTLADGSVCVLVYQYLPQFASKDLRDALPNPQNLLLGALAVLSVLTLVGIAARAARVISRKMEPLADAVRRIEERDLDFEVASSRVREIDDVLAAMDGMRASLKDSLEAQWRGEQAQREQIAALAHDLKTPLTVVRGNVDLLLEGELSGEQRACAADVAEGARQMGTYVSALIDASLGVGASFAPKEARLRPLLERLRAQVEALAAASGVRVAWSEGADLPAMMLLDEALVERAVANVAANAVEHAPAGSSVAVDVRADVAAGCLALSVADEGPGFSSEALRRGCERFYQGDAARAARGHSGLGLHVAAETAARHGGSVELANRSAAEGGGARATLRLPLGHATPQEPAGPTGYAE, encoded by the coding sequence TTGGGCGCGCTCATCCTGCGCTACTTCGCCTACGTGCTGGCCGCGCTGCTGGCGCTGGCGCTGGCCGCGTACGCAGCGTTCGGCTTGCTCGTCGGAAGCGGGACGGTGCTTCTGGCGAACTACGGCGATACGGCCCTGGACGAGACGTCGGCGCAGCTCGCCGCGCTGCCCTCCGCCGATGCCGACGCGATCGACGCCGCCGTGCCCTCGGCGTACAGGTGGGCGCTGTTCTCGCCGGACGGCGCGTATGCGGCCGGCGACGTTGCCTCGGGTGCGGTCGACGATGCCCGCGCGGCTGCGTTCGACGGCCTGGCCATCGATTACGAGACGTTTGGCATGACGCGGTACGAGCCGGTGACCTTGGCCGACGGCTCGGTATGCGTGCTCGTGTACCAGTATCTGCCGCAGTTCGCCTCGAAGGATCTGCGCGACGCGCTGCCGAACCCGCAGAACCTGCTGCTGGGCGCGCTCGCCGTGCTGTCGGTGCTGACGCTGGTGGGCATCGCCGCGCGCGCCGCACGGGTGATCTCGCGCAAGATGGAGCCGCTCGCGGACGCCGTGCGGCGCATCGAGGAGCGCGACCTCGACTTCGAGGTTGCCTCGTCGCGCGTGCGCGAGATCGACGACGTGCTGGCCGCGATGGACGGCATGCGCGCCTCGCTCAAGGACTCGCTGGAGGCGCAGTGGCGGGGCGAGCAGGCGCAGCGCGAGCAGATCGCCGCGCTGGCGCACGATTTGAAGACGCCGCTCACCGTGGTGCGCGGCAACGTCGACCTGCTGTTGGAGGGCGAGCTCTCGGGCGAGCAGCGCGCGTGCGCGGCCGACGTCGCCGAGGGCGCGCGCCAGATGGGAACGTACGTGTCCGCGCTCATCGACGCGTCGCTGGGCGTGGGCGCGTCGTTCGCGCCGAAGGAGGCGCGGCTGCGGCCGCTGCTCGAGCGCTTGCGAGCGCAGGTCGAGGCGCTGGCGGCGGCGAGCGGCGTGCGCGTCGCCTGGAGCGAGGGCGCGGACCTGCCCGCGATGATGCTGTTGGACGAGGCGCTGGTGGAGCGGGCGGTGGCGAACGTGGCGGCGAACGCCGTCGAGCATGCGCCGGCCGGGTCGTCGGTTGCGGTGGACGTGCGGGCAGACGTCGCCGCCGGCTGCTTGGCGCTGAGCGTGGCCGACGAGGGTCCGGGCTTCTCGTCGGAGGCTTTGCGCCGCGGCTGCGAGCGCTTCTACCAGGGCGATGCCGCACGCGCGGCGCGCGGCCACAGCGGCCTCGGGCTCCACGTCGCCGCCGAGACAGCCGCGCGCCATGGCGGCTCGGTGGAATTGGCCAACCGCAGCGCCGCCGAGGGCGGCGGCGCGCGGGCGACGTTGCGGTTGCCGCTGGGCCATGCGACGCCGCAGGAGCCGGCCGGGCCGACGGGCTACGCGGAGTAG
- a CDS encoding helix-turn-helix transcriptional regulator: protein MDDINLGAAIARERRAAQVTQGELAAHLGVTKAAVSKWELEQSMPDLALLPRIAAYFDLTLDELFDYRPQLVGDNLQGAYLRLLAQFDEDPEAAFANAEDLVRSHYSCWPALQQMGMLYAQRATLDPDRAEPLAARAAELFERVERHADDVELVRAARMMRASVMSVQGDLDGCIALFESLKPDRTTANIDLMLASMYQQRGDLDAGLKLFQESMGWCVMNAISCVSAQIPLYADDAEHLEALLRAGEGVLSGFDLQNQSPMTVLTFCTNASSACLQAGDEDRAASYLERFTSLLEELDARMLVYGRNQSALYDRAPELWSVDPGQEHIAETRFGAIDFRRQCAQMVAAQPVWAERAGDSRFKPLFDRLEAL, encoded by the coding sequence ATGGACGACATTAACTTGGGAGCCGCCATCGCGCGCGAGCGCCGTGCGGCGCAGGTGACGCAGGGCGAGCTGGCCGCGCACCTGGGCGTGACGAAGGCGGCCGTGTCGAAGTGGGAGCTGGAGCAAAGCATGCCCGACCTGGCTCTGCTGCCGCGCATCGCCGCCTACTTCGACCTCACGCTGGACGAGCTGTTCGACTATCGGCCGCAGCTGGTGGGCGACAATCTGCAAGGCGCCTACCTGAGGCTGCTCGCGCAGTTCGACGAAGATCCCGAAGCCGCTTTCGCGAACGCCGAGGACCTCGTCCGTTCGCACTACTCCTGCTGGCCCGCGCTGCAGCAGATGGGCATGCTCTACGCGCAGCGCGCAACCCTCGACCCCGACCGCGCCGAGCCCTTGGCCGCGCGCGCAGCCGAGCTGTTCGAGCGCGTCGAGCGGCATGCCGACGACGTGGAGCTGGTGCGCGCCGCGCGGATGATGCGCGCTTCCGTCATGAGCGTGCAGGGTGACTTGGACGGATGCATCGCCCTGTTCGAAAGCCTCAAGCCCGACAGGACGACGGCGAACATCGATCTCATGCTGGCCAGCATGTACCAGCAGAGAGGCGACCTTGACGCCGGCTTGAAGCTGTTCCAAGAATCGATGGGCTGGTGCGTGATGAACGCCATAAGCTGCGTCTCGGCGCAGATCCCGCTGTACGCCGACGACGCCGAGCACCTGGAGGCGCTCCTGCGGGCCGGCGAAGGCGTGCTTTCCGGGTTCGATTTGCAGAACCAGAGCCCGATGACGGTGCTCACGTTCTGCACGAACGCATCTTCCGCGTGTTTGCAGGCGGGCGACGAGGATCGAGCCGCGAGCTATCTCGAGCGCTTTACGTCTTTGCTGGAGGAGCTTGACGCGCGCATGCTGGTGTACGGCCGGAACCAGAGCGCGCTGTACGATCGGGCGCCCGAGCTTTGGAGCGTCGATCCCGGCCAGGAGCATATCGCGGAAACCCGGTTTGGCGCGATCGACTTCAGGCGGCAGTGCGCGCAGATGGTGGCAGCGCAGCCCGTCTGGGCCGAACGTGCCGGCGATTCGCGTTTCAAGCCGCTGTTCGATCGACTGGAGGCCCTATGA
- a CDS encoding ABC transporter ATP-binding protein, which yields MSEADVLYVEDLAYRYGKTEVFAGASLSLRAGEVAFLTGPNGAGKSTLLRCLAGWDAPAEGRVELCGKRFDGADRAQRSLLAFVPDVPSFYDDLTAGEHIRFVRQANRMSADDDPSERLMALFGLDGHRDQLPSAYSRGMRQKLALVLAFARAPRLLLLDEPYGPLDPDASGVLSGLIEEARSAGAAVLASCHHDVPNLRPDALLRLEDGRLAVLDARDGGEDRMVRNAFGASFGGDDA from the coding sequence ATGAGCGAAGCGGACGTGCTGTATGTGGAGGACTTGGCCTATCGCTATGGCAAGACGGAGGTGTTCGCCGGCGCGTCGCTTTCGTTGCGGGCGGGCGAGGTCGCGTTTCTCACCGGGCCGAACGGGGCAGGTAAGTCGACGCTTCTGCGCTGCCTGGCCGGCTGGGACGCGCCTGCCGAGGGGCGGGTGGAGCTGTGCGGGAAGCGCTTCGACGGCGCGGATCGCGCGCAGCGAAGCCTGCTGGCCTTCGTGCCCGACGTCCCCTCGTTCTACGACGACCTTACAGCGGGCGAGCATATCCGCTTCGTGCGGCAGGCGAACCGTATGAGCGCCGACGACGACCCGTCGGAGCGGCTCATGGCTCTCTTCGGCCTCGACGGCCATCGCGACCAGCTGCCCTCGGCATACTCGCGCGGCATGCGTCAGAAACTGGCGCTCGTGCTGGCCTTCGCCCGCGCGCCGCGCTTGCTGCTGCTCGACGAACCGTACGGGCCGCTCGACCCGGACGCCTCCGGGGTGTTGAGCGGGCTTATCGAGGAAGCGCGCAGCGCCGGCGCGGCCGTGCTGGCCAGTTGCCATCATGACGTGCCCAATCTGCGGCCGGACGCGCTGCTGCGTCTGGAAGACGGCCGCCTCGCCGTGCTCGATGCGCGTGACGGAGGCGAAGACCGCATGGTGCGGAACGCGTTCGGCGCGAGCTTCGGAGGCGACGATGCATGA
- a CDS encoding EamA family transporter has protein sequence MEKNTLRYSGIVFLAGASYGAQTTTVKITYAAGFTWTQVVASQALFAALLFAVALLVQRARGKRLVPLSLKQTIALLALGLNTCIGTVLYNYALTLLPVSVAITLLFQFTWMGIVVQLVVMRRRPRAAEAAAAAVILGGTLMASGMFSESVGALDPIGIACGLLSAVSCTFFMFFSSRVGRGMPSVQRGLVVCLGACALGFALCPDYFASGVLQDGIWKFGLVLGLCALFVPVALFGIATPHLTPGLAAIMASSELPCGIALSTLVLGEPVEALQVAGVVAILAGIVISQLPHLGRRSDIGEGRGAGCRARRLAAAARRVGREAPRR, from the coding sequence ATGGAAAAGAACACCTTGAGATACTCCGGTATCGTATTCTTGGCCGGAGCCAGCTACGGCGCCCAAACGACCACGGTGAAGATAACGTACGCCGCAGGCTTCACCTGGACCCAGGTGGTAGCGAGCCAGGCGTTGTTCGCAGCGCTTTTGTTCGCAGTCGCGCTGCTCGTGCAGCGAGCGCGCGGCAAGCGTCTGGTCCCGCTTTCCCTCAAACAGACGATAGCTCTTTTGGCTCTGGGACTGAACACGTGCATCGGCACCGTGCTGTACAACTACGCGCTCACCCTGCTGCCTGTTTCGGTAGCCATCACGCTGCTTTTCCAGTTCACCTGGATGGGCATCGTCGTCCAGCTGGTGGTCATGCGTAGACGCCCGCGTGCGGCCGAGGCGGCAGCGGCGGCTGTTATCCTGGGCGGAACGCTCATGGCCAGCGGCATGTTCTCCGAATCGGTGGGCGCTCTTGACCCCATCGGCATCGCATGCGGGCTGCTCTCGGCCGTCAGCTGCACCTTCTTCATGTTCTTCTCGAGCCGCGTCGGGCGCGGCATGCCGTCCGTTCAGCGCGGGCTCGTCGTGTGCCTGGGCGCGTGCGCGCTGGGCTTCGCGCTGTGCCCCGACTACTTCGCAAGCGGCGTTCTGCAGGACGGCATCTGGAAGTTCGGCCTCGTTCTGGGACTATGCGCGCTGTTCGTGCCGGTAGCGCTGTTCGGCATCGCCACGCCGCACCTGACACCGGGGCTGGCTGCCATCATGGCATCCTCCGAGCTTCCCTGCGGCATCGCCCTGTCGACGCTCGTGCTGGGCGAGCCGGTTGAAGCACTCCAGGTCGCCGGCGTCGTTGCCATCCTGGCCGGCATCGTGATCTCGCAGCTGCCCCACTTAGGGCGCAGGTCGGACATCGGCGAAGGGCGAGGCGCCGGGTGCCGCGCCCGGCGCCTCGCGGCGGCCGCGCGACGCGTTGGGCGAGAAGCGCCCCGCCGCTGA
- a CDS encoding B3/4 domain-containing protein, with the protein MASFAIEPAFWELFPQAEIGIVVARGIDNAHESSEDVKAALAEANKAALAHVPDPTISKNPAVAVWREAFQQFKTKKGARSSIEALLKRASGGREVGSINPLVDIYNTVSLTYALPCGGEDIDTFAGDLRLTVTQGGDAFRALGDEADSETLPGEVCYLDDAGAVCRCWNWRDGVRTMLTESTTNAFLILESVDPARHDDLAAALDDLAARTQAALGGEMESRIVTKDSPAIALS; encoded by the coding sequence ATGGCATCGTTTGCAATCGAACCGGCGTTTTGGGAGCTGTTCCCCCAGGCGGAGATCGGCATTGTGGTGGCCCGGGGCATCGACAACGCGCACGAGTCCAGCGAGGACGTGAAGGCGGCGCTGGCCGAGGCGAACAAAGCGGCGCTCGCCCACGTGCCCGATCCCACCATCAGCAAGAACCCCGCAGTAGCGGTGTGGCGCGAGGCGTTCCAGCAGTTCAAGACGAAGAAGGGCGCGCGCTCGTCCATCGAGGCGCTTCTGAAGCGCGCGAGCGGCGGCCGAGAAGTGGGCTCCATCAACCCGCTCGTGGACATTTACAACACCGTGTCGCTGACGTACGCGCTGCCGTGCGGCGGCGAGGACATCGACACGTTCGCCGGCGACCTGCGCCTCACGGTGACGCAGGGCGGCGACGCGTTCCGCGCGCTGGGCGACGAGGCCGATTCCGAGACGCTGCCGGGCGAGGTGTGCTACCTCGACGACGCCGGCGCGGTGTGCCGTTGCTGGAACTGGCGCGACGGCGTGCGCACCATGCTCACCGAGAGCACGACGAACGCGTTCCTCATCCTGGAATCCGTCGACCCGGCGCGCCACGACGACCTCGCAGCGGCCCTCGACGATCTTGCAGCCCGCACCCAGGCGGCCCTCGGCGGCGAGATGGAATCCCGTATCGTGACGAAGGACAGCCCGGCGATCGCCCTGTCGTAA
- a CDS encoding DNA polymerase IV, with protein sequence MAATGEVRVPETFGGRVIGSPESAGARRVIFHSDMNAFYASVEQAERPELRGVPLVVGGHEELRHGIVLAKSAQAKAAGVKTGEALWEARAKCPGLVVVPPRYEVYQAYSAMARRIYYQYTDLVEPFGLDEAWLDLTGSLPLLGGDPARTAAEISGRIKAELGCTVSVGVSWNKIFAKFGSDFRKPDAITFITPQNYRCRVWEAPVSELLYVGAATRAKLHSSGIDRIGELACASPELLRRRLGKIGLVLRAFARGEDATPVKPYDQARNEVDRTVKSFGNGLTAPHDIVSASDAKALVYLLSESVAQRLREARFRASTVSIGVRSARDLASYSRQTTLRRATNVTGVVARTAWGLLAANEPLDGEHPLRGLHVRASNLEPCDAPQQLELAFDARRRMLEDLDETIDDLRRRFGNTCIQRGAELLDESLLGLDIKKENVVHPVGYFYD encoded by the coding sequence ATGGCGGCGACAGGAGAGGTGCGGGTTCCCGAGACGTTCGGCGGCCGCGTGATCGGCTCGCCCGAAAGCGCCGGTGCCCGCCGGGTGATCTTCCATTCCGACATGAACGCGTTCTACGCGAGCGTCGAGCAGGCCGAGCGGCCGGAGCTGCGGGGCGTGCCGCTCGTGGTGGGCGGGCACGAGGAGCTGCGCCACGGCATCGTGCTGGCGAAGAGCGCGCAGGCGAAAGCGGCGGGCGTCAAGACGGGCGAGGCGCTGTGGGAGGCGCGCGCGAAGTGCCCGGGGCTCGTGGTGGTGCCGCCGCGCTACGAGGTGTACCAGGCGTACTCGGCCATGGCGCGGCGCATCTACTACCAGTACACCGACCTCGTGGAGCCGTTCGGCCTCGATGAGGCGTGGCTCGACCTCACCGGCTCGCTGCCGCTTCTGGGCGGTGACCCGGCGCGCACGGCCGCCGAGATCAGCGGTCGCATCAAGGCCGAGCTGGGCTGCACGGTGTCCGTCGGCGTGTCGTGGAACAAGATATTCGCGAAGTTCGGCAGCGACTTCCGCAAACCCGACGCCATCACGTTCATCACGCCGCAGAACTACCGATGCCGGGTGTGGGAAGCTCCGGTGAGCGAGCTTCTGTACGTCGGCGCCGCCACGCGCGCCAAGCTGCACTCGTCGGGGATCGACCGCATCGGCGAGCTGGCGTGCGCCTCGCCCGAGCTGCTGCGCCGCCGCCTGGGCAAGATCGGGCTCGTGCTGCGCGCGTTCGCGCGGGGCGAGGACGCGACGCCTGTGAAGCCCTACGACCAGGCCAGAAACGAGGTGGACCGCACGGTGAAGAGCTTCGGCAACGGCCTGACCGCGCCGCACGACATCGTGAGCGCGTCCGACGCGAAGGCGCTCGTCTACCTCTTGTCCGAGTCCGTGGCACAGCGGTTGCGCGAGGCGCGCTTCCGCGCGTCCACGGTGTCCATCGGCGTGCGCAGCGCGCGCGACCTGGCCAGCTACTCGCGCCAGACCACGCTGCGCCGCGCCACGAACGTGACCGGCGTCGTGGCGCGCACGGCCTGGGGGCTGCTCGCGGCCAACGAGCCGCTGGACGGCGAACACCCTTTGCGCGGGTTGCACGTGCGCGCCTCGAACCTCGAGCCGTGCGATGCGCCGCAGCAGCTGGAGCTGGCCTTCGACGCGCGCCGGCGCATGTTGGAGGACTTGGACGAGACGATCGACGACCTGCGCCGCCGCTTCGGCAACACCTGCATCCAGCGCGGCGCGGAGCTGCTGGACGAGAGCCTGCTGGGGCTGGATATCAAGAAGGAGAACGTCGTGCATCCCGTGGGCTACTTCTACGACTGA
- a CDS encoding GNAT family N-acetyltransferase, with amino-acid sequence MHIETPGERSSELVAALVDVWERSVRATHDFLAEDDIVGLRPEAESGIAGVERLTVAYDGGAPCGFAGSQDGKLEMLFVAPEVRGRGVGRALLAHAVEHAGVRTLDVNEQNPQAVGFYEHEGFVVAGRSPVDDAGRPFPLLHMRRACDDEEGERS; translated from the coding sequence ATGCATATCGAAACGCCGGGCGAGCGCTCGTCCGAGCTGGTGGCCGCACTGGTGGACGTGTGGGAGCGCTCGGTGCGCGCCACGCACGACTTCCTCGCCGAGGACGATATCGTGGGGCTGCGCCCCGAGGCGGAGTCGGGCATCGCGGGCGTCGAGCGGTTGACGGTGGCGTACGACGGCGGTGCGCCGTGCGGGTTCGCGGGGTCGCAGGACGGCAAGCTGGAGATGTTGTTCGTCGCGCCGGAGGTGCGCGGGCGCGGTGTCGGGCGCGCGCTGCTGGCGCATGCCGTGGAGCATGCGGGCGTGCGCACGCTCGACGTGAACGAGCAGAACCCCCAGGCCGTCGGGTTCTACGAGCACGAAGGGTTCGTCGTGGCGGGCCGCTCGCCCGTCGACGACGCCGGCCGTCCGTTCCCGTTGCTGCACATGCGCCGAGCCTGCGACGACGAAGAAGGGGAGCGGTCGTGA
- a CDS encoding pentapeptide repeat-containing protein translates to MTESARRSADTRPPRPARPDIPGELTEVDDLAGWIERDNGGDLRVSHVLVRRDAAEGADFSLVELTESRVEGCSFVGCDFDRAMASDVAFSNCDFSNSTFSQANFTRCTFSSCKFTGADLLEAVLSRVEVRDSTFAYASVAKGKLEDVSVRSTDFSGADLAELRQRRVELDDVRFAGTSFFRASLDGVDLSSCRLADIVLSDTMEELRGCSMDLFQAAGIARRLGVNVKD, encoded by the coding sequence ATGACCGAGTCCGCACGCCGATCCGCCGATACCCGGCCGCCCCGTCCGGCCCGTCCCGACATTCCGGGCGAGCTGACGGAGGTGGACGACCTCGCCGGCTGGATCGAGCGCGACAACGGCGGCGACCTGCGCGTGTCCCATGTTCTCGTGCGCAGGGACGCGGCCGAGGGGGCCGACTTCTCCCTCGTCGAGCTGACCGAGTCCCGCGTGGAAGGGTGCTCGTTCGTCGGCTGCGATTTCGATCGGGCCATGGCGTCCGACGTGGCGTTCTCGAACTGCGATTTCTCAAATTCCACGTTCTCCCAGGCGAACTTCACGCGCTGCACGTTCTCTTCGTGCAAGTTCACGGGCGCCGACCTGCTGGAGGCGGTGCTGTCGCGCGTGGAGGTGCGCGATTCCACGTTCGCCTACGCGTCCGTCGCGAAGGGGAAGCTGGAAGACGTGAGCGTGAGATCCACCGACTTTTCCGGCGCTGACTTGGCCGAGCTGCGACAGCGCCGCGTCGAACTCGACGACGTGCGCTTCGCGGGCACTAGCTTCTTCCGTGCGAGCTTGGACGGTGTGGATTTATCCTCGTGTCGATTGGCCGATATCGTGCTGTCGGATACGATGGAGGAGCTGCGCGGCTGCTCGATGGACCTGTTCCAGGCTGCCGGCATCGCGCGTCGACTGGGCGTGAACGTCAAAGACTAG
- a CDS encoding cation-translocating P-type ATPase — MDEQVQPRGLSAAEVEERVARGEVNVDAGVHTRSVRQIVRENTLTLFNAINVILAVFVLVTGSYKNMLFMVVIVCNTAIGIVQEIRSKRTTDRLSIVASSKATVLRDGARTELPLDQLVRDDVIELGRGDQIPADAEVVSGTCDVNESLLTGESKLVKKRPGDELMSGSFVNAGIVLARVVHVGAENYAAKISAEAKQHKAVNSEIMNSLNRIIRFVSFVIFPLGALLFARQHFLGGVETNGAILSTVSALVGMIPEGLILLTSTVLAVAVVRLAKSKVLVQQLYCIETLARVDTLCLDKTGTITTGKMEVEAVCPVKGVGQDAVDAAFASIARADDDPNDTALAIVEHYARSGVGSLRPVRTVPFSSDKKWSGATFANGESYVMGAGQFILGDAFVEVAEQQERLAADARVLLLARVEGFTEDGDLVGRPEPLGFVAIHDQIRATAAQTIGYFKEQGVDLKVISGDDPRTVSGIASQVGVPRAEAYVDATTLADDAAIAEAIERYSVFGRVKPEQKKAFVVALQEKGHIVAMTGDGVNDTLALKQADCSVAMAAGSDAARNVAQLVLVDNDFAAMPKVVAEGRRSINNLQRSASLFLVKTLLSMTLAVLFILLPWQYPFQPIQMTLISAFTIGLPSFVLALEPNKDRIKGRFLENVIVKSIPGAICAVLTILIVNTVGYNVLHLDYEHVSTLFVLLTAWIGALLIVRLSIPFTPIRAALLVVVVGGTVLGATVLHGLFGIEPFTFGMTVLFTVLAIGVTGLFHVLFGIFDAWHAKRLANMV; from the coding sequence ATGGACGAACAGGTGCAACCGCGCGGGCTGAGCGCGGCAGAGGTAGAGGAGCGGGTTGCCCGCGGCGAGGTGAACGTGGATGCCGGCGTGCACACGCGCTCCGTCCGCCAGATCGTGCGCGAGAACACGCTCACGCTGTTCAACGCCATCAATGTGATCCTGGCCGTGTTCGTGCTGGTCACCGGTTCGTACAAGAACATGCTGTTCATGGTGGTCATCGTGTGCAACACGGCTATCGGCATCGTGCAGGAGATTCGCTCGAAGCGCACCACTGACCGTCTGTCCATCGTGGCCAGCTCGAAAGCCACCGTGCTGCGCGACGGCGCGCGGACGGAGCTGCCGCTCGACCAGTTGGTGCGCGACGACGTCATCGAACTGGGGCGTGGCGACCAGATCCCCGCCGACGCCGAGGTGGTATCGGGCACGTGCGACGTGAACGAGAGCCTGCTCACCGGCGAGAGCAAGCTGGTGAAGAAGCGCCCGGGCGACGAGCTGATGAGCGGCTCGTTCGTGAACGCGGGCATCGTCCTGGCGCGCGTGGTGCACGTGGGCGCTGAGAACTACGCGGCGAAGATCAGCGCCGAGGCCAAGCAGCACAAGGCCGTGAACTCCGAGATCATGAACAGCCTGAACCGCATCATCCGGTTCGTCAGCTTCGTCATCTTCCCGCTGGGCGCGTTGCTGTTCGCGCGCCAGCACTTCCTCGGCGGCGTCGAGACCAACGGCGCCATCCTATCCACGGTGTCGGCGCTCGTGGGCATGATCCCCGAGGGGCTCATCCTGCTCACGTCCACGGTGCTGGCCGTAGCCGTGGTGCGTTTGGCGAAGTCGAAGGTGCTCGTGCAGCAGCTGTACTGCATCGAGACGCTGGCACGCGTGGACACGCTGTGCCTCGACAAGACGGGCACCATCACCACAGGCAAGATGGAGGTGGAGGCAGTGTGTCCGGTGAAGGGCGTCGGGCAGGACGCGGTGGACGCGGCGTTCGCCTCCATCGCCCGTGCGGACGATGATCCGAACGACACGGCGCTTGCCATCGTCGAGCACTATGCGCGAAGCGGCGTCGGCTCGCTGCGGCCCGTCCGAACCGTCCCGTTCTCGTCCGACAAGAAGTGGTCGGGCGCGACGTTTGCGAACGGGGAGAGCTACGTCATGGGCGCCGGTCAGTTCATTCTGGGCGATGCGTTCGTCGAAGTGGCCGAGCAGCAGGAACGGCTGGCCGCCGACGCGCGCGTGCTGTTGCTGGCGCGCGTGGAGGGCTTCACCGAGGACGGCGATCTGGTGGGGAGGCCCGAACCGCTGGGATTCGTGGCCATCCACGACCAGATCCGCGCGACGGCCGCGCAGACCATCGGCTACTTCAAGGAGCAGGGCGTCGACCTCAAGGTGATCTCGGGAGACGATCCGCGCACGGTGTCGGGCATCGCGTCTCAGGTGGGCGTGCCAAGGGCCGAGGCGTACGTGGACGCGACCACGCTGGCCGACGACGCGGCCATCGCCGAGGCCATCGAGCGCTACAGCGTGTTCGGCCGCGTGAAGCCCGAGCAGAAGAAGGCGTTCGTCGTGGCCCTCCAGGAGAAGGGTCACATCGTGGCCATGACGGGCGACGGCGTGAACGACACGCTGGCGCTCAAGCAAGCCGATTGCAGCGTGGCCATGGCGGCCGGTTCGGACGCGGCGCGCAACGTGGCGCAGCTCGTGCTCGTGGACAACGACTTCGCTGCCATGCCGAAGGTGGTGGCCGAGGGGCGGCGCTCCATCAACAACCTGCAGCGATCGGCGTCGCTGTTCCTCGTGAAGACGCTGCTGTCCATGACGCTGGCCGTGCTGTTCATCCTGCTGCCGTGGCAGTATCCGTTCCAACCTATCCAGATGACGCTGATCAGCGCGTTCACCATCGGGCTGCCGTCGTTCGTGCTGGCGCTCGAGCCCAACAAGGACCGCATCAAGGGGCGCTTTTTGGAGAACGTCATCGTGAAGTCCATCCCCGGCGCCATCTGCGCGGTGCTCACCATCCTCATCGTGAACACGGTGGGCTACAACGTGCTGCACCTCGATTACGAGCACGTGTCCACGCTGTTCGTGCTGCTGACGGCCTGGATCGGCGCGCTTCTGATCGTGCGTCTGTCCATCCCGTTCACGCCCATCCGCGCGGCGCTGCTGGTCGTGGTGGTGGGCGGCACGGTGCTCGGGGCCACGGTGCTGCACGGCCTGTTCGGCATCGAGCCGTTCACCTTCGGCATGACCGTGCTGTTCACCGTCCTCGCCATTGGCGTGACGGGCCTGTTCCACGTGCTGTTCGGCATCTTCGACGCCTGGCATGCCAAGCGCCTCGCGAACATGGTGTAG
- a CDS encoding type II toxin-antitoxin system RelB/DinJ family antitoxin translates to MAATATLNVRLPEDLKDRGAQVLRREGVSVSDAVRGLYEYMEKEQRLPEFIKPANEDARRSAVERKRSTLRDMAGVLSPSPCTEARDEWREHLEWKTRPGVRT, encoded by the coding sequence ATGGCGGCTACGGCGACTTTGAACGTGCGCCTGCCAGAGGATCTGAAGGATCGCGGTGCCCAGGTGCTCAGGCGCGAAGGCGTGTCCGTTTCCGATGCGGTTCGCGGCCTGTACGAGTACATGGAGAAGGAGCAGCGGCTCCCCGAATTCATCAAGCCGGCGAACGAGGATGCCCGTCGCTCGGCGGTGGAGCGGAAACGATCGACTTTGCGCGACATGGCAGGAGTCCTGTCGCCATCGCCTTGCACCGAAGCTCGGGACGAGTGGCGCGAGCATCTTGAATGGAAGACCCGTCCAGGCGTTCGCACATGA
- a CDS encoding PIN domain-containing protein, whose amino-acid sequence MKVLFDVNVIIDVWGKTEDFAYSFEAMDVAIVREFELCITASMTPSIVYLLSARKLMSRKKAHEVFGNLASLVDILDVTESDCLRAHETLQGDYEDDLIACSAKRNDVDVIVTRNKRDFAKSPVPALTPEEFVSAYKPVDMEYELVEF is encoded by the coding sequence ATGAAGGTGCTGTTCGACGTCAACGTCATCATCGACGTCTGGGGCAAGACCGAGGATTTCGCTTACTCGTTCGAGGCGATGGACGTGGCCATCGTGCGCGAATTCGAATTGTGCATCACGGCGAGCATGACCCCCAGCATCGTGTACCTCTTGTCCGCGCGGAAGCTCATGTCTCGGAAAAAGGCGCACGAGGTTTTCGGGAACTTGGCCAGCTTGGTCGACATTCTCGACGTGACGGAGTCCGATTGCCTTCGTGCGCACGAAACACTCCAAGGCGATTACGAAGACGATCTGATCGCCTGTTCGGCGAAGCGCAACGACGTCGACGTGATAGTCACGCGCAACAAACGCGATTTCGCGAAATCGCCGGTGCCCGCGCTCACGCCCGAGGAGTTCGTGAGCGCCTACAAACCCGTCGACATGGAATACGAGCTGGTGGAGTTCTGA